In one window of Gemmatimonadota bacterium DNA:
- a CDS encoding PD-(D/E)XK nuclease family protein: MDERFAAGAYIAAVDYKTTRYAAPGAGKPGAWDDGVVLQVPLYAWALARLHEGATVARVEYRSLKKPGSHHLLELAQYDRKAGAVVADPKHVARYQAALAAVARHVEGARAGRFPAAPAPSCGCPSFCHAIDICRVAGGPVQAGWP, from the coding sequence GTGGACGAGCGCTTCGCGGCGGGGGCGTACATCGCCGCGGTGGACTACAAGACCACCCGCTACGCCGCGCCCGGGGCGGGCAAGCCCGGCGCGTGGGATGACGGCGTGGTACTGCAGGTGCCGCTCTACGCCTGGGCGCTGGCCCGGCTGCACGAGGGGGCCACGGTGGCGCGGGTGGAGTACCGCAGCCTCAAGAAACCAGGCAGTCACCACCTGCTGGAGCTGGCGCAGTACGACCGCAAGGCGGGCGCCGTGGTGGCCGACCCGAAGCACGTGGCGCGCTACCAGGCGGCGCTCGCGGCGGTGGCCCGGCACGTGGAGGGCGCCCGCGCGGGCCGGTTCCCCGCGGCGCCCGCGCCCTCGTGCGGCTGCCCCAGCTTCTGCCACGCCATCGACATCTGCCGCGTGGCGGGGGGGCCGGTGCAGGCGGGGTGGCCATGA
- a CDS encoding PD-(D/E)XK nuclease family protein, protein MPASLLLLHGTDPRELLLHAADGFLAPPAPEDPAAFPPRPLPPGAAAGGLREDLIRLAAERGHPGWLDPPLCTFQQLPEVLGATDRRPCDDFQRSTILAMLIRRGSRGPLGRLRNPEAFVGAVDRLFGELLSEGITADACEAAVAPAAGKGEFEAARDTELATLYRDHLALLQGEGRRDGRDRLLDVALAIADPARLTERLGGRREIRFAGLQDLRGGWRALLGALCRSSALDRIVIYSAEPLDLGPDLPAIVQPLGSGHALATRLFTERQEQVPGVVVQAIAAPDAERELEEVARRVRALADGGTPLHRIAVVARQARPYLDLALHALERFGVPATARRRVALVEVPAVRALRALLSAAADGWSRHGLVELAEQPYFASGLDAAVLNYAGYRQRVSGLDAWQAALTALAAESARSEAARERGDDEERRAGRPRAARARLAADGFARFAALAAPLDEPRSLGAWADWLVTFLEQDPWGVRERMMEVPAGRLDVVRLDLAAWRGLADAATRWREALARWGDTAPMTVDDFRRRAESLLDGDVALWTPSQDGVQVVEGLAAAYRPFEQVFLVGLTAGQWPLAAPRSPVFDESERAALTARGLPLESEATWDRLERGLFRVLVAGAERQLTVSWSQLDPGGADTVPSAYVEALGDVARMDGAAEGEEIPATRVVTPGARIYRGADALARARHAAPIEHGRQSKAVSPWNGGIEDPALLAWLARELGEQRQWSPTQLEALAKCPWSWFSSRLLHLERQDDPDEAMDHLTRGTLLHRILARFFERAAVQLGTPARLLPGHLTWALPLLAETVAAALTEAGDAGEWLGHPALLAARQGELTRLLTRYLTWEAEEHDAQETSNRGNAPRRIRTGVVAHEVSFVDQVLEVGWPAGADPGQRGPHGARGGRALRGGGVHRRGGLQDHPLRRARGGQARRVG, encoded by the coding sequence ATGCCCGCTTCCCTCCTCCTCCTCCACGGCACCGACCCCCGCGAGCTGCTGCTCCACGCGGCTGACGGGTTCCTGGCGCCGCCGGCGCCGGAGGATCCCGCGGCCTTCCCCCCTCGCCCCCTACCTCCTGGCGCTGCGGCAGGGGGCCTCCGCGAGGACCTGATCCGGCTCGCCGCCGAGCGCGGCCACCCCGGCTGGCTCGACCCGCCGCTCTGCACCTTCCAGCAGCTCCCCGAGGTCCTCGGCGCCACCGACCGCCGCCCCTGCGACGACTTCCAGCGTTCCACCATCCTCGCCATGCTCATCCGGCGGGGGAGCCGCGGCCCGCTCGGCCGCCTTCGCAACCCCGAGGCGTTTGTGGGCGCCGTGGATCGGCTCTTCGGCGAGCTGCTGTCGGAGGGGATCACGGCCGATGCGTGCGAGGCGGCCGTGGCGCCGGCGGCGGGGAAGGGGGAGTTCGAGGCCGCGCGCGACACCGAGCTCGCGACGCTCTACCGCGACCACCTGGCGCTGCTGCAGGGCGAGGGGCGCCGCGACGGCCGCGACCGGCTGCTCGACGTGGCGCTGGCCATCGCCGATCCGGCGCGGCTCACCGAGCGGCTCGGCGGCCGGCGCGAGATCCGCTTCGCGGGGCTGCAGGACCTCCGCGGCGGCTGGCGCGCGCTGCTCGGCGCGCTCTGCCGGTCGTCCGCCCTCGACCGCATCGTCATTTACTCCGCCGAACCGCTCGACCTGGGCCCCGACCTCCCCGCCATCGTCCAGCCGCTCGGTAGCGGCCACGCCCTCGCCACCCGGCTGTTCACCGAGCGCCAGGAACAGGTGCCGGGAGTGGTGGTGCAGGCCATCGCCGCACCGGATGCCGAGCGTGAGCTGGAGGAGGTCGCGCGCCGGGTGCGCGCGCTCGCGGACGGCGGCACGCCGCTGCACCGCATCGCGGTGGTGGCGCGGCAGGCGCGCCCGTACCTGGACCTGGCGCTGCACGCGCTGGAACGATTCGGCGTGCCGGCCACGGCGCGGCGCCGGGTGGCGCTGGTGGAGGTGCCGGCGGTGCGCGCGCTACGGGCGCTGCTCTCCGCCGCCGCCGATGGCTGGTCGCGCCACGGGCTGGTGGAGCTCGCGGAGCAGCCGTACTTCGCCAGCGGGCTCGACGCCGCGGTGCTCAACTACGCCGGCTACCGGCAGCGGGTCTCCGGACTGGACGCGTGGCAGGCTGCGCTCACCGCGCTGGCGGCGGAGTCGGCCCGGAGCGAGGCGGCCCGGGAGCGTGGGGACGACGAGGAACGGCGCGCGGGCCGGCCGCGCGCCGCGCGGGCGCGGCTGGCCGCGGACGGCTTTGCGCGGTTCGCGGCGCTCGCCGCCCCGCTCGATGAGCCGCGCAGCCTCGGCGCATGGGCCGACTGGCTGGTCACCTTCCTGGAGCAGGATCCCTGGGGCGTCCGGGAGCGGATGATGGAGGTGCCGGCGGGCCGCCTCGACGTGGTGCGGCTCGACCTCGCCGCCTGGCGCGGGCTCGCGGACGCGGCGACGCGCTGGCGGGAGGCGCTGGCCCGCTGGGGCGACACCGCGCCGATGACCGTGGACGACTTCCGGCGCCGCGCCGAGAGCCTGCTCGACGGCGACGTGGCGCTGTGGACGCCGAGCCAGGACGGGGTGCAGGTGGTCGAGGGGCTGGCCGCGGCGTACCGGCCGTTCGAGCAGGTCTTCCTGGTGGGGCTGACCGCGGGGCAGTGGCCGCTGGCCGCGCCCCGGTCGCCGGTCTTCGACGAGAGCGAGCGCGCCGCGCTCACCGCCCGGGGCCTGCCGCTCGAGTCGGAAGCCACCTGGGACCGGCTGGAGCGGGGGCTCTTCCGGGTGCTGGTGGCGGGGGCCGAGCGGCAGCTCACCGTCAGCTGGTCACAGCTCGACCCGGGGGGAGCGGACACCGTCCCCTCCGCGTACGTCGAGGCGCTGGGCGACGTGGCGCGGATGGACGGCGCGGCGGAAGGGGAGGAGATCCCCGCCACGCGGGTGGTGACGCCGGGGGCGCGGATCTACCGGGGTGCCGATGCCCTGGCCCGGGCGCGGCACGCCGCGCCGATCGAGCATGGACGCCAGTCGAAGGCGGTCTCCCCGTGGAATGGCGGGATCGAGGATCCCGCGTTGCTGGCGTGGCTCGCCCGTGAGCTTGGGGAGCAGCGGCAGTGGAGCCCCACCCAGCTCGAGGCGCTCGCCAAGTGCCCGTGGAGCTGGTTCTCCTCGCGGCTGCTCCACCTGGAGCGGCAGGACGATCCCGACGAGGCGATGGACCACCTCACCCGCGGCACCCTGCTGCACCGGATCCTGGCGCGGTTCTTCGAGCGGGCGGCGGTGCAGCTCGGCACGCCGGCGCGGCTGCTTCCGGGGCACCTCACGTGGGCGCTCCCGCTGCTGGCGGAGACGGTGGCCGCCGCCCTCACCGAGGCGGGCGACGCCGGTGAGTGGCTGGGGCACCCGGCGCTGCTGGCGGCGCGCCAGGGGGAACTCACCCGCCTGCTCACCCGGTACCTCACGTGGGAGGCGGAGGAGCACGACGCGCAGGAGACGAGCAACCGCGGCAACGCGCCCAGGCGCATCCGCACCGGGGTGGTGGCGCACGAGGTGAGCTTCGTGGACCAGGTGCTGGAGGTGGGGTGGCCTGCGGGTGCGGATCCGGGGCAGCGTGGACCGCATGGAGCGCGGGGTGGACGAGCGCTTCGCGGCGGGGGCGTACATCGCCGCGGTGGACTACAAGACCACCCGCTACGCCGCGCCCGGGGCGGGCAAGCCCGGCGCGTGGGATGA
- a CDS encoding AAA family ATPase, producing MRAQLGRGEPTAATSLARRINAEDPLRESGWRLLLEALSASGDWLGLAVELDALDAMLTGEHREPEPATAEWIRRLRSTASMAESPPPATLRPDLVGREREFATLISAWTAAQGGRATHVHLTGAAGLGKSRLLADLRQRLRGLGAVVLTQRARPGERELPWTLAGDLAGTLGAVPGSGAVPPAVLGDLVDLAPGLSSRFGAAPPPGPLRELPRRRAMAVTELINAVTEEAPLALLIDDLHWADDASYDALQVLVNRLERQPLLLVTASRPDYRPDLRGLATQQITIDPLPPEATFDLVTSLARLPGTAWAARLPGSVHQASEGSPSPRSNRWLTPSAPAPWPSARANGMRPCRTCWRHSCAAAGPSAPSSRRWNPPGGSCSSRSPLPALPCLEPA from the coding sequence GTGCGAGCACAGCTCGGCCGCGGCGAGCCCACCGCCGCGACCAGTCTTGCGCGCCGCATCAACGCGGAAGACCCCCTGCGCGAGAGCGGCTGGCGCCTCCTGCTCGAGGCCCTCAGCGCCAGCGGTGACTGGCTCGGACTGGCGGTCGAGCTGGATGCGCTGGACGCGATGTTGACAGGGGAACACCGCGAGCCCGAACCGGCGACGGCCGAGTGGATCCGTCGCCTCCGCAGCACCGCGTCGATGGCTGAGTCGCCACCACCCGCGACCCTCCGCCCGGACCTGGTCGGACGGGAGCGGGAGTTCGCGACCCTGATCTCAGCCTGGACGGCTGCACAAGGCGGCCGCGCGACGCACGTGCACCTGACGGGCGCGGCCGGCCTGGGCAAGTCGAGGCTGCTCGCGGACCTGCGGCAGCGCCTGCGGGGGCTTGGCGCGGTCGTGCTCACCCAGCGTGCCCGGCCCGGTGAGCGCGAGCTTCCCTGGACCCTCGCGGGCGACCTCGCCGGCACCCTCGGGGCCGTTCCAGGCTCCGGGGCCGTCCCCCCGGCGGTCCTGGGGGACCTGGTTGACCTCGCCCCGGGGCTGTCCTCACGGTTTGGCGCAGCCCCGCCCCCCGGGCCCCTCCGGGAACTGCCGCGCCGTCGCGCCATGGCCGTCACCGAGTTGATCAACGCGGTCACCGAAGAGGCCCCGCTCGCCCTCCTGATCGATGACCTGCACTGGGCGGATGACGCGTCATACGATGCCCTGCAGGTGCTCGTCAACCGCCTGGAGCGGCAACCGCTCCTCCTGGTGACCGCCTCACGGCCAGACTACCGGCCGGACCTCCGCGGGCTGGCGACTCAGCAAATCACCATCGACCCGCTGCCCCCCGAAGCCACCTTCGACCTCGTGACCAGTCTGGCGCGACTGCCCGGGACAGCGTGGGCCGCCCGATTGCCGGGCAGCGTTCACCAGGCCTCCGAGGGTTCACCCTCGCCGCGATCGAATCGCTGGCTTACGCCATCAGCACCGGCGCCCTGGCCATCCGCGAGGGCGAATGGGATGCGCCCCTGCCGGACGTGCTGGAGGCACAGCTGCGCCGCGGCGGGTCCGTCGGCGCCATCATCCAGGCGCTGGAACCCTCCCGGCGGGAGCTGCTCGTCGCGCTCGCCGTTGCCGGCACTCCCCTGCCTGGAACCAGCCTGA